The DNA segment GCGGTGCGATCCTGATTGCGCTGGCCGGGTCCGGCATCGATGCCCCACGCGGTCTTCACGTCTTTGTCGATCGCATAGCTGATCGGGCCAGTGACGCGGTATTCGTTTGTCTTGTAATTCCCTTGCAGCACCTTCGGCAGCACCATCTCTTCGTTGCCGAAATCGGCGATGGCTTTCGCGAACTTCACGCCCGTCTTCTCGTTCGGCTTGGTGGCATCTTCCGTCACCACGCGGAATTCGGTGAGCGCCATCAAACCTTCCGTGGAACGCCCCGGGCCACCGGCAGGTAGATTCGGATCGGTCATCAATTCGAGACGGAACGCATTGATGTTCGTGGCGGTGACATTGTTCGTGAAGACGGCGGTGAAGCGCGTGGGCGCGTAGCCGGAGCCCATCTGCGAACCATCGGGGAAATCGTAGTAGCGTTGGGCATTGTCACCAGCATTGCTCAGCGGCAACACCGTCCACTTCGGCGAACGTTGCTTCACGGATTCTTCCCACGCGGTGAGTTTCTTCTCCCAATCCGGCGTGCGATGCTTCAGATCTTCCTCGATCTTCGCGATGTCGCCGAGCAGTTGCGCGCGGCGCATGTTTTGATCCGGCGAATACACATTCATGCTGCCTTCCGTGCTGTCATTGATGAAGGCGAAGAGCTGGTAATATTCTTTCTGCGAGATGGGGTCGTATTTGTGATCGTGGCATTGCGCGCACTGGACGGTGAGGCCCATCACGCTTTTGCCGATGGCGTCGAGGCGATCGAACATCGCCTCCATGCGGAACTGCTCGGGATGCACGCCGCCTTCCTCATTGATCATGGAATTGCGGAGGAAACCGGTGGCGACCTTCTGGTCCTGCGTGGAGTTCGGAAGCAAGTCACCGGCGATCTGCTCGATGACAAACTGGTTGTAAGGCAGGTCGCGATTGAAAGCGTTGATGACCCAATCACGGTAGAACCACACATCGCGCGGCTTGTCTTTCTCGAAGCCATCGGAATCCGCGTAACGCGCGCCATCCAACCAAATACGCGCCCAGCGTTCGCCGTAATGCGGTGAAGCGAGCAGTCGCTCCACCTGTTTCTCATAGGCATTCGCGGAACGATCGGCGAGGAAAGCATCCACTTGCGCAGGCGTTGGCGGCAGGCCGATGAGGTCGAGCGAGAGGCGACGCAACAAAGTGACCTTGTCCGCTTCCAGCGAGGGCTTGAGCTTTTCGTGCTCCAGCTTGGCCATCACGAAGCGGTCGATGGGATTCGCCACCCAGCGCGTGTTCTTCACCTTGGGCAGTTCCGGTTTCACGGGCGTCTTGAAGGCCCAATGATCTTGCCCCGCCGAGGCGAGTTTCACGGAAGCACTCTCCGGCCACACGGCGCCCTGATCGATCCATTGCTTGATGAGCGTGATTTGCTCTGCGGTTAGGCGTTCGCCCTTCTTGGGCATTGGATCCACTTCCTTGTGCGTGGCGGTGATGACTTGGAAGAGCACGCTCTTGGCGCTGTCACCGGGGACGATGGCGGCACCGTGATAGCCGCCTTTGAAGGCGTTCTCTTTGCTATCCAGGCGCAGGGCGGACTCCTGTTTGAAGGAGCCGTGGCAATCCGTGCAGCGCGAGGTGAAAATGGGCTGGATATCGCGGACGAAGTCCACGGAAGCGGCGTTCAAGCTGCACACACCGGCCAGCAAGACCATGATACCGGCGGCAAGGCGCGACGTTCTTTCAGGCAACAAAGACATATTCAGGCTATTACTAGATACTAGTGCATCCGCGCCGTGCCGGAATAGAGAAAATTGCTTACCTGTATGGAGGATTCAGCCATGTTCAAAAGGAAACATCGAACATCCAACATCGAACATCCAACATCGAACTCTGAACATCGAAAGCGGGATGACCAGAAATAGTTAGTTCTGCCTCCTCATCCCGCATACGGGACAGCTACGAGGAGGTGCCGCGTTCGCGTTTACGGAAGTCGGTGGGGGTGAAGCCGGTGACTTGTTTGAAATCGCGGCTGAAGAAAAATTGGTCGCTGTAGCCGCACTGGCTGGCGACTTGTTTGATGGCTTCATCCGTTTCGATGAGGCGGCGCTTGGCGTGGGTGATACGCTCGCGGCGGAGCCATTCATGCGGGCTGGTGCCGAGGTGTTGCTTGAAGACGCGAAAGAAGTGCGAGGGGCTCATGCCCGCCATGGCAGCCAGTTCAGGCACGCGCCAAGGCTGGAAAAATTTCAGCCGCATCGTCTCGATCGGCTTGCGCAAGCGCTCGGGCATGGTGTGATCACCGCCCGCCAGGAGACCACTGGCCTGCCGCGATTCCGTGAGTATGGCGACGAGTTGGGCGAGATCGCTGTTCAGCCACGCATCGGTGCTGACATCCGGGGCCTGCAACCGCTCGAAAATGCGATCGAAAATGGCACGGATGGGACGCAACGCCAACCCCGCGAAGATCGGGTGCGTCTTCACGGCGAGATTCGTGGCCCATCGCGCGCCTTGCGGTCCATCGAAGCGTAGCCAGTAAACTTCCCATGGATTCTGCGGCACACACCGGAACACATGTGGCTGCCCGCAATCGATCCACACCAGCTCGCCCGCCTTCACCGGCCAGACCTTGCCCTGCACCTGCACCTCACCCTGACCTTTGAGGCAGAGAATGAGTTCATGACCTGGATAATGGTCCCGCGTGATGTGATGCTCCGGCCCCGCGATGAGATGTCCGGCGCGCACGACGCTGTGATGACACGCGAATGTCTCCGCTGAAGGAGTATGATACAGCGAGCTCAAAAAACGCGTTGTCGCCGCCGGTTTGGTCACATGTGGAGCATGCGGGGAAAAAGGACGGATGTCCAATCTGGAGGCTTAATAAGCTCAAAGTTCAAAACTCAAAGCTCAACGGAGGGAGACATGGAAACTCCAACATCGGGAGGAAGGCGTCGTAACATCTCTTCCGTGGAAGAGTGTTCTCGCTCAAGTTGTTTGCATGCCAAAAGCGTCCAGCAGGAAAGTGGTGGGCGGTGGACAGGCTGCGGCTGTAGTTAAGAAGCCGAAGACGCAGGCGGGGCGGATCATGTATATCGAGTGCAAGGCGGGAGCTTTGCAGGGGGAGAGGCACGCATCGGGCGGGTGACTTTTCCAAGACAGGACGCACACTCTACTCTCACGGACAGAAATTCCAGAGTCTCTAAGGCAAGTCCCCATACACATTGCTTGACAAAGTGTATCAAGTGTACTATTACTACTAATACACTAATAAATCATCGTGCCATTCACCTTCAACATCGCCACTGGATCCAATGTTCCGATCTACAAACAGATCGCGGATCAGGTGCGGCTGGCGGTGGCGAATGGCAAGCTGGCGGTGGAGACGCAGCTCCCCAGTGTGCGCGCGCTTGCCGAGGAGTTGGTGGTGAATCCGAATACGGTCGCCCGCGCTTACACCGACTTGGCGCGCGAAGGCTTCATCGAATCACGTGCGGGGAAGGGCGTCTTCATCATCCCGAAGCGCAAGGTGGTGAGCCGTGAGGAGGGCTGGCGACGTTTGGAGCCTTTGATCGATGGCCTTATCGGTGAGGCCGCCGCCTTGGATTTCTCCCGTGAAGAGCTGGAACAGGCGTTCCGCAAAAAACTTTCCCAGTGGAAGAACCCGAACAAGCTATGAGCGATTCACCCGTCATCCAATTGCGTGGCCTGACGAAATATTTCGGCAAGAGTCCCGCGGTCTATGAGCTGAATCTCGAAGTGCCACGCGGTTGCGTCTTCGCTTTCCTCGGTCGCAACGGCTCGGGCAAGACCACGACCATCCGCATGATGCTCGGCCTCGTCCCGCCGACGCGTGGTAGCGGCACCTTGCTGGGTTGCGACATCCGCTCGCTCACACCGGAGATCCGTGGCCGCGTGGGCTATCTCACCGAGGAACATCAGCTCTATGCGTGGATGACGGTGAAGCAGTGCGGTGAATTTCAGTCCTCCTTCTATCCGCGCTGGAACGACAAGGTGTTTCGCGGTGTAGTCGGCCATTTCAAATTGAAGCCGGAAGCGAAAGTGAAAGACCTCTCGCGTGGCGAACGCGCCGGTCTTTGCCTCGCCCTCACGCTCGCGCCCGATCCCGAACTGCTCATTCTCGATGACCCCGCACTGGGCCTTGATCCGGTAGCTCGCCGTTCCTTGGTGGAATCGATGATCTATCTTACGCGCCGTTCGGACCGCACCATCTTCTTTTCCTCCCACGACCTCGCGGATGTGGAGCGCGTGGCCGATCACATCGCCGTGATGGATCGCAGCATCTTGCGCGCTTGCTGCCCCGTAGATGTCTTCCGCGAGAAGGTTCGCCAAGTGCGCCTGAGCTTCAATGGCGAGCCACCACGCCTGCCGGAAATCCCTGGCCTCTTGCAAGCCTACCGCACCGCCCATGAACTGCGCGTCGTATGTGTGGATAGAAATGGTGCGACACGGCAGGCCTTGAACGCACTCGCCCCGGCAAAAGTGGAAACGATGCCATTGAGTCTGGAAGAAGCGTTCTTGAGCTATCTCGGTGATCGTGGGGAGAAATCATTCATCTTGGCAGACATGGAGGAAAAAGTATGAAGGCACTCATCTGGAAAGAATTTCGTGAACAGCGCGTGCTGACGGTATTCGCGGCCTTGGTGATGGTGGTGATGCTGATCAGGGCCGGTTGGATCTCGGTCAGCAGCGCTTTATCTGAAAGTATGGGAAAGGGCGGGGTGATACAGATGCTGCAGCCATTGATGGCCGAGGACTTTCATTTGTCCGTGGCCGTGATCTGCGGCTTGTTTGCAACGATCTTGGGATGGATGCAAATGTTTAACGAGCGGCATCGTGATCTTCATGCCTACCTCTTACATCGCCCCCTTTCTCCCCAGACTATCTTTCGTGCGAAAGTCACCACCGGGATGGCGCTCTATTTTCTGGCGATGGGCTTGCCTTTGCTCGTCTTCATCTTGTGGGTCTCTTTTTCCGGCCGAGTCGCTGCACCTTTTGAGTGGAGCATGGTTCTTCCGTCACTGGCCTATTTCTTGAGCGGTACAGTTTGCTATTTTATAGCGATGCTGGTGTGTGTCCGTCGTGCGAAATGGCAAGGTAGCCGTATTTGGCCGATGGGAGTGGGAATTCTATTATATGCCTCATGTGCTGTTTTACCTCTTTTCTGGATGGTGGGGCTCGTGATCGCCATCTCCATCGGCCTGACGGCCTTGGCAGCAGCCGGTGCTTTTGCCGCTAACGGCGAATACGAAAGCCAAAGTCCGTTGGAAAAAGCCGCATTGACGGGAAGCCTTACTGTGGGGGCCACCATCATCTGTCTCTTCTTTGGGGTCGTGATCCATAACACCTTTGAAAACCGTAATGATCGTTCCTCCTTCCGTTATCAGATCGGCCGGGACGGCACCGTGTATAAAATATCGATGCGCGGAAATGTCCAGGAAGTGACAGACCTTGAGGGGAAACCTTTGATCGATGCGAACGGACAGAAGATAACCTTTCTACGTCACCCATATGGACTGGCCACATATGGCAGCCTGTCGCTGTACCGTGATGACGATTTCAAAAATAGGAAACCAGCCTTCCAAAGCAGCTTCACATACTATCGCTATTGGAAATCAGGAGAAGGCATCATCTGGTATGATTGGCTGCGCTATGGTCGCTTGGTTGGGTTCGATGGCAAAACTGGGAAGATAGTCGGAAGCATCGGCCCGGAGGGGTTTGCCGAAGGGCTTGCCGGGAAAAGCCGGTTTGCCGTACCGGACGATAACTATTGGTATCCCCGCAGCACCTTGGTGGATGAACAGACAGCTTATGCCATAGACGAGCGTGAAATGACGGCGAAGCCATTGCTGAGAGTCAGTGATACCAATCAAATCTTGGAAGCCAGAGTGATCCAGACAGGAGAAGGTCCGCGCTACACAGCAGTGGCCACACGCAGTTCGTTGCACTTCTTCACTCCGGATGGCAAACAATTGTGGCAAATACCACTGACGAAAGACCCCAGAGAATACAGCCAGATAGGTGTGCATTTACTGGATGTCGCCGGCAAATTTGCGGTGACCGTGAAGCCGTCTTACAAACTGAATGAGGAACGCGGCGGGAAAATGCCCACCTATTACTTCTTGGTGGCCAGCGGCGGTACCATTGAAAAACAGATGGAAGTGCCCGCTGATTTCTATGGCAAGGAAAGCGTCAGCCTTCTCGAAAAAATCACCATGGGCAGCATGCCTTTGTGTATGCATCTGCTTGTGGAATCAGACCATCCGTTTGTTGCCGCAGCCCTTGTGTATTCGACTGTGGCGATGATCATCGGAATCATCTTGGGACGACGTCATCGGATGTCTCTCAAAGCCCAGTCTGCCTGGGCGGTATTCCATTTCGTGACCGGCGTGGGCGGCTTGCTGGCGTTTATCTTCACGCGCAACTGGCCGTTACTGGTTAAATGTCCAAGCTGCCAGAAATTGCGTCAGGTAGAGCATACGCATTGCGAGCATTGCCAGGCACCTTTCCCCGCACCGGAAAGAAACGGTGTGGAAATCTTCGAGACCGCAACGGCTGAGTAAGGCTCGTCTTATCCACTATGCAGGACTGTTCCCTTCTGCTTAGCTGGCGGCATGCAACCCCGAATTCTTTCCGCAGTCGCCGCCTTGCTCTTGCTGGGCAGCCAGTCTTACGCTGCCGATGCCAAAGCCAAGGCTGATGATAAGGCTAAACCCGTAGTTGATGATAAAACCAAAGCCCCTGGCCAACGTCTGCCGACCGAGGCGAATGTGCGCTACGGCACCTTTGAGCGGAATGTCCTGGATTTCTACAAGGCGGCATCAGACAAGCCTACGCCGCTCGTATTTTATATCCATGGCGGGGGCTGGCTCAATGGGGACAAGGCGCGTGTCGGTGATCTGGAGAAGTATCTCGCAGCGGGCATCTCGGTGGTCTCGATCAATTATCGCTACACCTCGCAATCGCAGGATGTCGTGCCGCCGGTGAAGGGGCCGCTGCATGATGCGGCGAGAGCGTTGCAATTCGTGCGCAGCAAGGCGAAGGAGTGGAACATCGATAAGACACGTATCGGCGCGACAGGCGGTTCCGCAGGCGCATGCTCCAGCTTGTGGCTGGCGTTTCATAATGATCTGGCGGATGCGAAGAGCAGCGATCCGATCGCGCGCGAATCTACGCGATTACTTTGTGCAGCAGTGAATGTGGCGCAGACGACGCTGGACCCTCAGCAAATGAAGGAGTGGACGCCGAACAGCCGTTATGGCGGGCATGCGTTCGGCTTCAAGGGTGACAAGGAGAAGAAGCTCTCGCAGTTCGATGAGTTCCTGGCCAAGCGGGATACTATCCTGCCATGGATCGCAGAGTATTCGCCTTATGCGCTCGCTACCTCGGATGATCCGCCGATCTATCTCTACTACGGCGAGCCGCCAGCCATCGGGCAGGAGCAGAAAGACCCTACGCACACGGCGAACTTTGGTGTGAAGCTGCAGGAGCGTCTGAAGGAATTGAATGTGCCTTGCGAACTGGTCTATCCGAAAGCACCGGATGTGAAACATCCGGCGATCCGCGATTTTCTGATCGAGAAGCTGACGGCGAAGAAGTGAGGGAGTTTCTCTGAATGCGAAAAGCCCACCGTTGAGGAACGGTGGGCTTTTTGTCGTTCTATCTTTGATAGATAGAAAATAAGTTCACTGAAGACAAGGTGCCTGTCCCACTACGTTACTTCGTCGCCACGCCTTCGATGCGCAGGATCTGGCCTTCTTGCAGACGGATCTCTCCACCGCGGAATTTCACCACACGGCCATCACCAAAGACCCGCGTGCCGTCATTCATGGTGATGCTGCGGTTCGGTGCCACGTTGATGTTCTCGCCGTTCAGTTGCACCCTCACCTGCCCCGCGACCATGGTAGCGGAGTCCACAGCTTCGATCTTGGCTCCGCTGAGCTGCAGGATCATGCCTTCCACCAGGAAGCGGCGTTTGCCCTCTTTCTGGATCTGGCCATCCGGGGTGACGGTGGAGCCATCTCCCAAAGTCAATGGTGCGGTCAGGGGCCCGGCCACGCCGTCTTTGACCAGAGTGACGACACCGCCTTTTTTAGTCACATGATCTTCCACCGGGACGATGGAGCCATCCGCATCGGTGAGACGACCATCCTTGCCGAGGACCTGGCCTGGCTTGAGGGTGCGGGGCGTGCCTTGCTCACCGATCTTGAAGGTGCCGTTGGTGTTGACGATGATGGTGCCCAACTGCACCACGTTCGTGATCAGGATGGGCTCCGGCAGGTTTGCAGCCAGCCCGTAAGTCTGGTTGTCCTTGGCCGTCACGCTTTCGTAAGCGACGGTAGCTGCAGGAGCGGCTGCCGGTTCAGCGGCGGGCTGTTCTTGCGCCTGGGAAACAGCGGAGGCACAGGTGAAAGCCAAGGCGCTCAAGGTGGTGGACAGCAGCCTGGAAAGATTGTTTTTCATAAACTCAGCCCCAAATCCGGTTGATTCAATGAATCCATAGCAAGTTACCCGCCAATCGCACTTGTGGCAAGGCCGGTTGCACCCGCAGGCCCAAAGCTATGACTCTCGGGGAAACTCTACAAACACTCACAGCTTTTGCTCAGGCACATGGCTGCGACTCAGAGAGTCGCTCCCCATCTGGTAGAGACGCGTTGCCACGCGTCCCTGACTGATCCTTGGGGTATCCGCATGACCAGAGCAGGGACATGGAATCTTAAAAGCGTCTCAGATGTTGCCCCAGCCCCTTTATTTGCTGGTGGATATGCTCAGGTCTGGCAAGGGAACGCGGAGCACCGCGTCCCTACGGATTTGGCTTTGTTCGCGTAGCGAACCCAAGATTCCTAGGCATGGGTTTCAACCCATGCACCTGCAAAAGCAGAAACACCGTCGCGTAGCGACGGAAGAGGAGCGCGACTCTCCGAGTCGCAGCAACGTACCTGAGCTAAGACAGGCTAACTTCGCACTGTCCCCAGCAAGAGAAAAACTTCTGCCGAACGCGCTCAAACTTCTGCAAACTGACTGACATATGAACATAGCTGCGACTCGGAGAGTCGCGCTCCACCGGTAGGGACGCGTTGCTGCGAGTCCCTACCGGATTCGGCTTTGTTCGCGTAGCGAACCCAAGACTCCTAGGCATGGGTTTCAACCCATGCACTCGCGATTGAAACACTCCGTCGCATAGCGACGGAAGAACCGGAGCACTAAATCTCCTTCCCGACGGACGAGTTTTTCAACTCCCCGTCTTAGAATCATTTGGAATACCGTCTTGCTTGTCCAGCAGGCCAGTCATTGCATAGATGCGATTTAGGAAATGATTCTGACCGGACCAGGCCATCAAGCCTGTGACAGATACAACCACCAGCCCAAAAATCCAGTCGCGCAGTACGTTTTCAGAACCCCAAAGCGATAGAAGAGCGGCCAATAAGGCAACCAAGCCCATGATAAAGCAGCCTTTGATGTTCTTTTGCTCTTCTTTCACACAAAGTTCATAAATTTCTCCGGTGCAATCGCT comes from the Verrucomicrobiia bacterium genome and includes:
- a CDS encoding PSD1 and planctomycete cytochrome C domain-containing protein is translated as MSLLPERTSRLAAGIMVLLAGVCSLNAASVDFVRDIQPIFTSRCTDCHGSFKQESALRLDSKENAFKGGYHGAAIVPGDSAKSVLFQVITATHKEVDPMPKKGERLTAEQITLIKQWIDQGAVWPESASVKLASAGQDHWAFKTPVKPELPKVKNTRWVANPIDRFVMAKLEHEKLKPSLEADKVTLLRRLSLDLIGLPPTPAQVDAFLADRSANAYEKQVERLLASPHYGERWARIWLDGARYADSDGFEKDKPRDVWFYRDWVINAFNRDLPYNQFVIEQIAGDLLPNSTQDQKVATGFLRNSMINEEGGVHPEQFRMEAMFDRLDAIGKSVMGLTVQCAQCHDHKYDPISQKEYYQLFAFINDSTEGSMNVYSPDQNMRRAQLLGDIAKIEEDLKHRTPDWEKKLTAWEESVKQRSPKWTVLPLSNAGDNAQRYYDFPDGSQMGSGYAPTRFTAVFTNNVTATNINAFRLELMTDPNLPAGGPGRSTEGLMALTEFRVVTEDATKPNEKTGVKFAKAIADFGNEEMVLPKVLQGNYKTNEYRVTGPISYAIDKDVKTAWGIDAGPGQRNQDRTAIFIATNNFAYPAGTKFTFEIQQQHGGPNSDQNQNLNLGRFRVSYAGDVTETAPTLPHHILNILETPAAQRTRIQKADLFTYWRQQVPEWKDANAQIAALWKQHPQGSTQMVLNRMDNPRDTFLLKRGDMTKPADKMTTGVPKVLNPLPEKNEGNRLTFAKWLVDPKSPTAARSMVNRVWQSYFGIGLVETSEDLGVQAPAPSHPELLDWLSVNFMENKWSMKKLHRLIVTSSTYRQASSVTPELLALDPNNRLLARGSRFRVDAELVRDIGLSASGLLNQKVGGASVYPPAPEFLFLPPTSYGPKFWEEEKGENRYRRALYTFRYRSVPYPLLQAFDAPNGDFSCVRRGRSNTPLQALMTLNDPISMETAQGLAQRVLREGGTTDASRLEYAFRCCVSRKPSKDEAKELEALLQKQLDRFSAKDAKPLELASNEVSKLPSGINEAQLAAWTAVSRVLLNLDETITKE
- a CDS encoding AraC family transcriptional regulator, which gives rise to MTKPAATTRFLSSLYHTPSAETFACHHSVVRAGHLIAGPEHHITRDHYPGHELILCLKGQGEVQVQGKVWPVKAGELVWIDCGQPHVFRCVPQNPWEVYWLRFDGPQGARWATNLAVKTHPIFAGLALRPIRAIFDRIFERLQAPDVSTDAWLNSDLAQLVAILTESRQASGLLAGGDHTMPERLRKPIETMRLKFFQPWRVPELAAMAGMSPSHFFRVFKQHLGTSPHEWLRRERITHAKRRLIETDEAIKQVASQCGYSDQFFFSRDFKQVTGFTPTDFRKRERGTSS
- a CDS encoding GntR family transcriptional regulator, coding for MPFTFNIATGSNVPIYKQIADQVRLAVANGKLAVETQLPSVRALAEELVVNPNTVARAYTDLAREGFIESRAGKGVFIIPKRKVVSREEGWRRLEPLIDGLIGEAAALDFSREELEQAFRKKLSQWKNPNKL
- a CDS encoding ABC transporter ATP-binding protein, translating into MSDSPVIQLRGLTKYFGKSPAVYELNLEVPRGCVFAFLGRNGSGKTTTIRMMLGLVPPTRGSGTLLGCDIRSLTPEIRGRVGYLTEEHQLYAWMTVKQCGEFQSSFYPRWNDKVFRGVVGHFKLKPEAKVKDLSRGERAGLCLALTLAPDPELLILDDPALGLDPVARRSLVESMIYLTRRSDRTIFFSSHDLADVERVADHIAVMDRSILRACCPVDVFREKVRQVRLSFNGEPPRLPEIPGLLQAYRTAHELRVVCVDRNGATRQALNALAPAKVETMPLSLEEAFLSYLGDRGEKSFILADMEEKV
- a CDS encoding ABC transporter permease; protein product: MKALIWKEFREQRVLTVFAALVMVVMLIRAGWISVSSALSESMGKGGVIQMLQPLMAEDFHLSVAVICGLFATILGWMQMFNERHRDLHAYLLHRPLSPQTIFRAKVTTGMALYFLAMGLPLLVFILWVSFSGRVAAPFEWSMVLPSLAYFLSGTVCYFIAMLVCVRRAKWQGSRIWPMGVGILLYASCAVLPLFWMVGLVIAISIGLTALAAAGAFAANGEYESQSPLEKAALTGSLTVGATIICLFFGVVIHNTFENRNDRSSFRYQIGRDGTVYKISMRGNVQEVTDLEGKPLIDANGQKITFLRHPYGLATYGSLSLYRDDDFKNRKPAFQSSFTYYRYWKSGEGIIWYDWLRYGRLVGFDGKTGKIVGSIGPEGFAEGLAGKSRFAVPDDNYWYPRSTLVDEQTAYAIDEREMTAKPLLRVSDTNQILEARVIQTGEGPRYTAVATRSSLHFFTPDGKQLWQIPLTKDPREYSQIGVHLLDVAGKFAVTVKPSYKLNEERGGKMPTYYFLVASGGTIEKQMEVPADFYGKESVSLLEKITMGSMPLCMHLLVESDHPFVAAALVYSTVAMIIGIILGRRHRMSLKAQSAWAVFHFVTGVGGLLAFIFTRNWPLLVKCPSCQKLRQVEHTHCEHCQAPFPAPERNGVEIFETATAE
- a CDS encoding alpha/beta hydrolase, with product MQPRILSAVAALLLLGSQSYAADAKAKADDKAKPVVDDKTKAPGQRLPTEANVRYGTFERNVLDFYKAASDKPTPLVFYIHGGGWLNGDKARVGDLEKYLAAGISVVSINYRYTSQSQDVVPPVKGPLHDAARALQFVRSKAKEWNIDKTRIGATGGSAGACSSLWLAFHNDLADAKSSDPIARESTRLLCAAVNVAQTTLDPQQMKEWTPNSRYGGHAFGFKGDKEKKLSQFDEFLAKRDTILPWIAEYSPYALATSDDPPIYLYYGEPPAIGQEQKDPTHTANFGVKLQERLKELNVPCELVYPKAPDVKHPAIRDFLIEKLTAKK
- a CDS encoding DUF6799 domain-containing protein codes for the protein MKNNLSRLLSTTLSALAFTCASAVSQAQEQPAAEPAAAPAATVAYESVTAKDNQTYGLAANLPEPILITNVVQLGTIIVNTNGTFKIGEQGTPRTLKPGQVLGKDGRLTDADGSIVPVEDHVTKKGGVVTLVKDGVAGPLTAPLTLGDGSTVTPDGQIQKEGKRRFLVEGMILQLSGAKIEAVDSATMVAGQVRVQLNGENINVAPNRSITMNDGTRVFGDGRVVKFRGGEIRLQEGQILRIEGVATK